The Candidatus Melainabacteria bacterium RIFOXYA2_FULL_32_9 genomic interval TATGGCGAGAAATATGGTTGCCACCCATACTCTCGGTTTAGAAAAAAATAATAATAATCCCACTAAACTGCTAAAACCTCTTTTTCCTTCTCTGCTACAAGTGTGTCAATTTCTCTAGTGTATTTATCTGTTACTTTTTGAATCTGATCTTGATGTTTTTTTATTTCGTCTTCCGGTATATTTTCACTTTTTTCCAGTTTCTTTAAAGCGTCAGTCATATCTCTTCTGATATTTCTTATAGCAACTTTATTATCTTCACCTATCTTTTTAACTGTTTTAACAAGGTCTTTTCTTCTTTCCTCAGTTAAAGGTGGGAAGGTTATTCTTATATTTACACCATCATTATTTGGAGTAACGCCAAGGTCTGATTTTAAAATAGCTTTTTCAATTGTACTTAATGCGCTTTTATCATATGGCTGAAT includes:
- a CDS encoding ribosome recycling factor; this encodes MPVSDMLKQGEEKMQKTIAETKKEFTSIRTGRANPMILDKINVDYYGTATPLRQVSNLSVQDGQTLVIQPYDKSALSTIEKAILKSDLGVTPNNDGVNIRITFPPLTEERRKDLVKTVKKIGEDNKVAIRNIRRDMTDALKKLEKSENIPEDEIKKHQDQIQKVTDKYTREIDTLVAEKEKEVLAV